One segment of candidate division KSB1 bacterium DNA contains the following:
- a CDS encoding glycosyltransferase family 2 protein, whose amino-acid sequence MDTSAVEVTAVLPAYNPGGAISKVLAEVSDYLPKDHILVVDDGSTDGLQQRVAEAGVQVLRHERNRGKGAALRTAFDFVKRHSTSQAIITLDADGQHPPREIPGFIRAFVETGADLIIGHRSFDFRVMPLARIASNRITSALLSRKLGVEIKDSQCGYRLHSRLLIEQITLETEGYDTESEVIIKACRAGCKVHFHPIATVYAGQKSHIHGARDIYRFITLYFRT is encoded by the coding sequence ATGGATACCTCTGCGGTGGAAGTGACAGCCGTGCTGCCCGCTTACAATCCCGGTGGCGCGATCAGCAAGGTGTTGGCAGAGGTCAGTGATTATCTCCCTAAAGATCACATCCTGGTGGTCGATGATGGCTCAACCGATGGCTTGCAGCAGCGTGTAGCGGAAGCCGGTGTACAAGTGCTCCGGCATGAGCGCAATCGCGGCAAAGGTGCAGCGCTGCGCACTGCGTTTGACTTTGTCAAGCGCCATTCCACCAGCCAGGCCATTATCACACTGGATGCCGATGGCCAGCATCCACCACGGGAAATTCCGGGGTTCATTCGTGCATTTGTCGAAACCGGGGCAGATCTCATCATCGGGCATCGCTCCTTCGATTTCAGGGTCATGCCGTTGGCACGAATAGCCAGTAATCGCATCACCAGTGCTCTGCTTTCCCGCAAGCTGGGCGTGGAAATCAAGGACAGTCAATGCGGATACCGGCTGCATTCCCGGTTGCTGATTGAACAGATCACACTGGAAACAGAGGGGTATGATACGGAATCGGAGGTGATCATCAAGGCTTGTCGCGCCGGCTGCAAAGTTCATTTTCATCCGATTGCGACAGTCTATGCCGGACAAAAGAGCCATATACACGGGGCACGGGATATTTACCGGTTTATTACTCTTTACTTCAGAACTTGA
- a CDS encoding OmpA family protein codes for MRFSHRWMLAGCSLVWLAEALPGHAQFVISVNPANANDPRVMFANPAAISTGSSRAYLGLKLIYPGAIPNNAFAMKASLGHLTLSNFAHTGWSAGLGTRFFSTPLFSEYRFGLLTAKQIVEQFSLGVELALHGRQYAAGNFDLVDANDPVFQGRSGVMVFDPGIGALYRLTERIALGASVHHLLRPNIALGRRKMRTPPEYQIGMGISHHVVKVDLGWHYWQHNWRLQAGSELLGSSVGRVRLGYALQNVHLDGQLNLHNQASLFYSFSLPASDLGLISAGSHELGLVFDFSARGEAGRGEVQPSERAPVATPQPGRKLPRLYAEIRALVEEVTITESRQIQEELPLIPRIFFARNSALLAESRYDLLQEGQSLHAALNVREINSAYRNLLNIIAERLRNHPEARIQIRGHSPGLPVEESPARIALQRANSVRKHLVENLQVNAQQVSVALGEPELSEGQSHDPQRLEELQRAEVFVDPRFEEILLAPIMSFKREIDVIPGICRFVVSAVAPGAGLAGWSLALLSEQDTVDVISGRGPVADTLTWDWRFDPNRQTSFWRELRYTLRVYDQLGQVFDTPAHIITGRQAKLEKLLIEKIPIILFGFDDDRLDLASPRLRKKLQQIAAKLKAEPAATCTLYGHTDEIGEEEHNAQLSIRRANNVLAELVRLGVERARLSSMGYGERRPLADNRLPEGRMLNRRVEVHIRHVGETGEK; via the coding sequence ATGCGATTCTCTCACCGTTGGATGCTGGCTGGCTGCAGCCTGGTGTGGCTGGCGGAGGCGCTGCCGGGCCACGCACAATTTGTCATTTCTGTCAATCCGGCAAATGCGAATGACCCCCGCGTGATGTTCGCCAATCCCGCCGCGATTTCCACCGGTTCGTCCCGTGCTTATCTCGGCTTGAAATTGATTTACCCGGGGGCCATTCCCAACAATGCCTTCGCGATGAAGGCTTCGCTGGGGCATCTGACTCTTTCCAATTTCGCGCATACCGGCTGGTCTGCCGGTCTGGGCACGCGTTTCTTCAGCACGCCGCTGTTCAGCGAATATCGCTTCGGCCTTTTGACAGCCAAACAGATTGTCGAACAGTTCTCCCTGGGAGTGGAGCTTGCGCTGCATGGCCGCCAGTACGCTGCCGGAAATTTTGATCTGGTGGATGCCAACGATCCGGTGTTTCAGGGGCGCAGCGGTGTCATGGTTTTTGATCCGGGTATTGGTGCCCTGTACCGTTTGACCGAAAGAATCGCGCTGGGCGCCTCGGTGCATCACCTTTTGCGTCCGAATATTGCGCTGGGCCGCCGGAAGATGCGCACGCCGCCCGAGTATCAAATCGGCATGGGCATCTCACACCATGTTGTAAAGGTGGACCTGGGCTGGCACTACTGGCAGCATAACTGGCGCTTGCAGGCAGGATCAGAACTGCTCGGTTCATCCGTGGGGCGCGTGCGTCTCGGCTATGCACTGCAAAACGTGCATCTCGACGGCCAGCTCAATTTGCACAACCAGGCGTCATTATTTTACAGCTTCAGCCTGCCTGCCAGTGATTTGGGACTGATTAGTGCCGGCTCGCACGAGCTTGGCTTGGTGTTCGACTTCAGCGCGCGGGGTGAAGCAGGCAGGGGGGAGGTGCAACCGAGCGAGCGGGCACCGGTCGCAACGCCACAACCCGGACGCAAGCTGCCCCGGCTGTACGCGGAGATTCGCGCGCTGGTCGAGGAAGTGACAATTACCGAATCGCGGCAAATTCAGGAGGAATTGCCGTTGATTCCGCGCATTTTCTTTGCACGCAATTCGGCGCTGCTGGCGGAATCGCGATACGATTTGCTGCAGGAAGGACAGTCGCTGCACGCGGCATTGAATGTGAGAGAGATCAACAGCGCATACCGCAACTTGCTGAACATCATCGCCGAGCGCTTGCGCAACCATCCGGAAGCACGCATCCAAATCCGTGGCCACAGCCCGGGCTTGCCGGTGGAGGAGTCGCCGGCGCGCATCGCCCTGCAACGCGCCAACTCGGTGCGCAAGCATCTGGTCGAAAACCTGCAGGTGAATGCGCAACAGGTGAGCGTCGCGCTCGGCGAGCCGGAATTGAGTGAGGGCCAGAGCCACGATCCCCAACGACTGGAGGAGCTGCAGCGGGCGGAGGTGTTTGTTGATCCGCGCTTTGAGGAGATTCTTCTCGCGCCGATCATGTCATTCAAGAGGGAGATCGATGTCATTCCCGGGATCTGCCGTTTTGTCGTTTCTGCCGTGGCTCCGGGCGCGGGTCTGGCGGGGTGGTCGCTGGCATTGCTCTCCGAGCAGGACACGGTCGATGTGATCAGCGGCCGTGGCCCGGTGGCCGACACGCTGACATGGGACTGGCGCTTCGATCCGAACCGGCAGACGAGTTTCTGGCGGGAATTGCGTTACACCCTGCGCGTCTACGATCAACTAGGCCAGGTTTTTGACACGCCGGCCCACATCATTACAGGCCGACAGGCAAAGCTGGAGAAATTGCTGATCGAGAAGATACCGATCATCCTGTTCGGCTTTGACGATGATCGTCTCGACCTGGCTTCACCGCGCCTGCGGAAAAAATTGCAGCAAATCGCGGCAAAACTCAAAGCGGAACCTGCTGCCACGTGCACGCTCTATGGTCACACCGATGAAATCGGAGAAGAGGAGCACAACGCCCAGCTTTCGATCAGGCGCGCCAATAATGTCCTGGCCGAGCTGGTGCGGTTGGGTGTCGAGCGCGCGCGCCTATCCAGCATGGGCTATGGCGAACGCCGGCCCCTGGCAGATAATCGCCTGCCCGAGGGCCGCATGCTCAACCGGCGCGTCGAAGTACACATCCGGCACGTGGGCGAGACCGGTGAAAAATAA
- a CDS encoding SRPBCC family protein, whose amino-acid sequence MTVLSISKILARDRRQIWRVGADLNRAGQWVAGIAGVHFLRGQPAGLGGQWRFQIKTEAGTQVVELEITEWLPGERFSLKPVRETGRIHGIELFQLIFDLSGPSARETIVNIQCEYEPLSKLGRIKNLTFLRRQYVAHLSQAIDALDRLAAQESPESN is encoded by the coding sequence ATGACAGTACTCTCCATTTCCAAAATTTTGGCACGTGACCGCCGGCAGATATGGCGGGTGGGCGCTGATCTCAACCGCGCAGGACAATGGGTGGCAGGTATTGCGGGTGTGCATTTCTTGCGGGGCCAGCCGGCAGGCCTCGGCGGCCAATGGCGTTTTCAAATCAAGACGGAGGCTGGCACGCAGGTGGTTGAGCTGGAAATCACCGAGTGGCTGCCGGGTGAGCGGTTCAGCCTCAAGCCGGTGCGTGAGACCGGCAGGATTCACGGCATTGAACTGTTTCAGCTCATTTTCGATCTGAGCGGGCCGTCAGCAAGAGAGACGATTGTCAACATTCAATGTGAATATGAGCCACTGAGCAAACTCGGCCGGATCAAAAATCTGACTTTCCTGCGGCGCCAGTATGTCGCACATCTCTCTCAGGCCATCGACGCCCTGGATCGGCTGGCGGCGCAGGAATCACCTGAATCGAATTGA
- a CDS encoding DNA polymerase III subunit alpha, with product MSGFVHLHNHSHYSLLDGACRIRDLVDAAQRHHMSALALTDHGNMCGAIEFYKACKKAGIKPVIGVEAYMAPRSRREKSSSKTGMADTSFHLVLLAKNLQGYKNLMRLVSIGYLEGFYYRPRIDREVLQKYHEGLIVLSACLKGEVAQALLAGNEEGARRVALEYRELFGDDYYLEIHKHGIPEEDVVREKVKVLSRELSIPLVVTNDTHYLKREHALPHDVLICLQTGKDRDDPNRLRYTTDQIYFKSQEEMQSTFAEESAALSITEEIAQKCDLKLDFDRVHLPTFTIPPAEQGKTLDEYLETLAFRGLRERYAEVTPELEARLRHELAVIKQTGYAGYFLIVQDFTRVARAKGIPVGPGRGSAAGSLVSYCLGITNIDPIKYNLIFERFLNPERVTMPDIDIDFCYERREEMIKYVREKYGEANVTQIITFGTMAARAVIRDVGRVLKMRYSDVDRIAKMIPATLGITLDKALETVSELRALVESDETHRQLVEYAKVLEGLARHASTHAAGVVITPDELTNYTPLYKSNTGDVTTQYDMKSLESIGVLKMDFLGLRTLTVIDKTLKMLKQRGIELDIDRIPLDDPATYAIFGNGETISLFQFESSGMREYLKKLKPQCLDDLIAMNALYRPGPMDMIDDFIARKQGTKPIEYLHPALEPILKETYGIIVYQEQVMRIASDLAGFTLGGADLLRRAMGKKIAELMQQQRKLFIEGAVARGIPEKIAHQIFDLMDKFAGYGFNKSHAAGYSLVAYQTAYLKAHYPAEYMAATLTSEMSDTARIVVLIEECRRMGVTVLPPDVNESLAEFAVVDQKIRYGLGAIKNVGLGAIESIIKARQKGGKFSSLFDFCARVDLRTVNRKVLESLVQAGAFDSITPNRNQLLLALDAATAYAQRQQDDRFRGQASIFDDVPAAMEIEPALPEAPDWKPDERLKREKEFLGLYLSGHPLDRYALEVNLFSKHRLQDLEGMRDGVQVMVCGMVTQLKTILDRKGHQMAFVTLEDYTGSTEAIVFSEALAAHRELLQVDNAIVVIGRTSSREEEEPAKIMVEKILSLEEAWQVIPRKVMLDMTVDKLNEALLQRLSQMVRIHQGNCGLYFRVGGCELPFYEFQSRSLKVRPTAELVKFMRENFGPDTVHFEIAFPADSQPGARRRVPVSS from the coding sequence ATGTCAGGATTCGTCCATCTCCACAACCATTCCCATTACAGTCTGCTCGATGGCGCCTGCCGCATCAGGGATCTGGTGGACGCGGCACAACGTCATCACATGTCCGCCCTGGCGCTCACTGACCACGGCAACATGTGCGGTGCGATTGAATTCTACAAGGCCTGCAAAAAAGCCGGCATCAAGCCGGTGATTGGCGTGGAAGCCTACATGGCGCCGCGCAGCCGCCGGGAAAAATCCTCCTCCAAAACCGGGATGGCCGACACTTCGTTTCATCTCGTGCTGCTGGCCAAGAACCTGCAGGGCTACAAAAACCTCATGCGGCTGGTTTCCATCGGGTATCTCGAGGGTTTTTACTACCGGCCGCGCATCGATCGCGAGGTTTTGCAGAAGTATCATGAGGGCCTCATTGTGTTGTCGGCCTGTTTGAAGGGGGAAGTGGCGCAAGCCCTGCTTGCCGGCAACGAGGAGGGCGCCCGCCGGGTGGCGCTGGAATACCGCGAGCTGTTCGGCGATGACTACTATCTGGAAATCCACAAGCACGGCATTCCGGAGGAGGATGTCGTCCGCGAGAAAGTGAAGGTGCTCAGCCGTGAGCTCAGCATCCCGCTGGTGGTCACCAACGACACGCATTATCTCAAACGCGAGCACGCGCTGCCGCATGATGTGTTGATCTGCCTGCAAACCGGCAAGGACCGCGATGATCCCAACCGCCTGCGCTACACCACCGATCAAATCTATTTCAAGTCGCAGGAGGAGATGCAAAGCACGTTTGCGGAGGAAAGCGCGGCGCTGAGCATCACCGAGGAGATTGCCCAAAAGTGCGATCTCAAACTCGATTTTGACAGGGTGCATTTGCCGACCTTCACCATTCCGCCGGCGGAGCAGGGCAAAACCCTGGATGAATATCTTGAAACGCTGGCGTTCCGGGGGCTGCGCGAGCGTTACGCCGAGGTGACGCCGGAGCTGGAGGCACGTCTGCGCCATGAGCTGGCGGTGATCAAGCAAACCGGTTATGCCGGCTATTTCCTGATCGTGCAGGATTTCACCCGCGTGGCGCGGGCCAAGGGCATTCCGGTCGGCCCCGGCCGCGGCTCGGCGGCCGGCAGCCTGGTGAGTTACTGCCTCGGGATCACCAACATCGACCCCATCAAGTACAATTTGATTTTCGAGCGCTTCCTGAATCCCGAACGCGTCACGATGCCGGACATCGACATCGACTTCTGCTATGAACGCCGCGAGGAAATGATCAAGTATGTGCGCGAGAAGTACGGGGAGGCCAACGTCACCCAGATCATCACTTTCGGGACGATGGCGGCGCGCGCGGTGATTCGCGACGTCGGGCGCGTGCTCAAGATGCGCTACAGCGATGTCGACCGCATAGCCAAAATGATCCCCGCCACCCTGGGCATCACGCTCGACAAGGCCCTGGAAACGGTCAGCGAGCTGCGTGCGCTGGTGGAAAGCGATGAGACCCACCGGCAGCTCGTGGAATATGCCAAAGTGCTGGAGGGCCTGGCGCGGCACGCCTCGACGCACGCCGCCGGCGTGGTGATCACACCCGACGAGCTGACCAACTACACGCCGCTCTACAAGTCCAACACCGGCGATGTCACCACGCAATATGACATGAAGTCGCTGGAGAGCATCGGCGTTTTGAAGATGGATTTCCTCGGCCTGCGCACGCTGACGGTGATCGACAAGACGCTGAAGATGCTGAAACAGCGGGGCATCGAACTCGATATCGACAGGATCCCGCTGGATGATCCCGCCACCTATGCCATTTTCGGCAACGGCGAGACCATCAGCCTGTTCCAGTTCGAAAGCTCGGGCATGCGCGAATATCTCAAGAAGCTCAAGCCGCAATGCCTGGACGATCTCATCGCCATGAACGCGCTTTACCGCCCCGGACCGATGGATATGATCGATGACTTCATCGCGCGCAAGCAGGGCACCAAGCCCATCGAATATCTGCATCCGGCGCTGGAGCCGATTTTGAAGGAGACCTACGGCATCATCGTGTATCAAGAGCAGGTGATGCGGATCGCCAGCGATCTCGCGGGTTTCACGCTCGGGGGTGCCGATTTGCTGCGCCGCGCGATGGGGAAAAAGATTGCCGAACTGATGCAGCAGCAGCGCAAATTGTTCATCGAAGGCGCGGTGGCCCGCGGCATTCCCGAAAAGATCGCCCATCAGATTTTCGATTTGATGGACAAGTTTGCGGGCTATGGTTTCAACAAATCGCATGCGGCCGGTTATTCGCTGGTGGCCTATCAAACCGCCTATCTCAAGGCGCATTATCCCGCGGAATACATGGCCGCCACGCTCACCAGTGAAATGAGCGACACCGCGCGGATCGTGGTTTTGATCGAGGAATGCCGGCGCATGGGCGTCACCGTGCTGCCGCCGGACGTCAACGAGAGCCTGGCCGAATTTGCGGTGGTCGATCAAAAAATTCGCTACGGGCTGGGCGCGATCAAGAACGTCGGCCTGGGCGCGATCGAGAGCATCATCAAGGCCCGGCAAAAAGGAGGGAAGTTCTCCTCGCTTTTTGATTTCTGCGCGCGGGTGGACTTGCGCACGGTAAACAGAAAAGTGCTGGAAAGCCTGGTGCAGGCCGGCGCCTTCGACTCCATCACGCCCAATCGCAATCAGTTGTTGCTCGCGCTGGATGCCGCCACCGCCTATGCCCAGCGGCAACAGGATGACCGTTTCCGCGGCCAGGCTTCGATTTTCGACGATGTGCCCGCCGCGATGGAGATCGAGCCGGCCCTGCCGGAAGCACCGGATTGGAAGCCCGATGAACGTCTGAAGCGCGAAAAGGAATTCCTGGGCTTGTATCTCTCCGGCCACCCGCTCGATCGTTACGCGCTGGAAGTGAATCTGTTTTCCAAACATCGCCTGCAGGATTTGGAGGGCATGCGGGACGGGGTGCAGGTGATGGTGTGCGGCATGGTGACCCAACTCAAGACGATACTCGATCGCAAAGGCCACCAGATGGCATTTGTCACACTTGAAGACTACACCGGCAGCACGGAGGCCATCGTGTTCAGCGAAGCGCTGGCCGCCCATCGCGAGCTGCTGCAGGTCGACAATGCCATCGTGGTGATCGGACGCACCTCCAGCCGCGAGGAGGAGGAGCCGGCCAAGATTATGGTCGAAAAAATTCTGAGCCTTGAGGAGGCCTGGCAGGTGATTCCCAGGAAAGTCATGCTGGACATGACCGTGGACAAGCTGAATGAGGCGCTGTTGCAGCGGCTGTCCCAGATGGTGCGCATCCATCAGGGTAATTGCGGTTTGTATTTTCGCGTTGGCGGCTGCGAGCTGCCGTTTTATGAATTTCAATCACGCTCGCTGAAAGTTCGGCCCACGGCCGAGCTCGTGAAGTTCATGCGGGAAAATTTCGGGCCGGACACCGTGCATTTTGAGATTGCGTTTCCCGCGGACAGCCAGCCGGGGGCCCGCCGGCGCGTGCCAGTGTCATCCTGA
- a CDS encoding type 1 glutamine amidotransferase, producing the protein MRAHYLQHVPFEGPGRIVPWLEAHGHETTTTRLFESCQLPDPQEVDFLIVMGGPMSANDTDTVPWLAEEKAFIRACIQQGRRVLGICLGAQLIASVLGARVYRNPVKEIGWFPVQGVSAGNGEVFRFPAVFPAFHWHGETFDLPPGAIRIARSEACENQAFQFGRAVMGLQFHLEMTAAAVGEMVAHGQAELRPAKFVQPASAILGASSEQYRAMNELMAAVLSFLANSGG; encoded by the coding sequence ATGCGCGCACATTACCTCCAGCACGTTCCATTTGAAGGGCCGGGGCGCATCGTACCCTGGCTCGAAGCACATGGACATGAGACAACGACTACCCGCCTTTTTGAATCCTGCCAGCTTCCCGATCCGCAGGAGGTGGATTTCCTGATCGTCATGGGCGGTCCGATGAGTGCCAACGACACGGACACCGTGCCGTGGCTGGCTGAAGAGAAGGCCTTCATTCGCGCATGCATCCAACAGGGCAGGCGGGTTCTGGGTATATGCCTGGGCGCCCAACTGATCGCCAGCGTGCTGGGCGCCAGAGTGTATCGCAACCCGGTGAAGGAGATCGGCTGGTTTCCTGTGCAGGGAGTCTCTGCCGGCAACGGGGAAGTTTTTCGTTTTCCGGCGGTGTTTCCGGCGTTTCACTGGCACGGGGAAACCTTCGATTTGCCGCCGGGGGCAATCCGGATTGCGCGAAGCGAGGCCTGCGAGAATCAAGCTTTTCAATTTGGCCGCGCGGTCATGGGCTTGCAGTTTCATCTCGAAATGACGGCCGCGGCGGTGGGGGAGATGGTGGCACACGGTCAGGCCGAACTTCGACCGGCAAAATTTGTGCAACCGGCCAGCGCCATTTTGGGGGCATCGTCTGAACAATACCGGGCGATGAATGAGCTCATGGCGGCCGTGCTTTCCTTTCTGGCAAACAGCGGGGGGTGA